The genome window GACTTTCCTGCTGACGCAGTTCTGCGCGCTCTGCCTCTTCTCCTCGCTCACGACGGCGACCCTCTTCGCGCTCCACCTCGTCGAGCGGGCGAAGGGGCCAGGGCGGGACGTGGTGGTGAGCACGGCGCTGCGGCCCTACGCGCTCGGCCTCGTCGCGCTCGTCGTGCTCGCCGGGGCCGACGTGGCGCTCGCGCCGGAGCCCGAGGCGGCGGCCTCGACGTTCACGCCGGGCGTGCAGCGCGTCTCGGCCGAGACCGCCGAGTGCCACTACGACTACGAAACGCCGCGCTTCCCCGTCTTCGACCAGTTGATCTCGATGGACACGCCCTACGAGGGCAGCGCCGACGCGCCGGTCCGCATCATGAAGATCTTCGACCCCAACTGCCCGCACTGCAAGACGCTCCACGACGCGCTCGAAACCATCCTCCCGCAGATCGAGGACCAGGCGAAGGTCTACTACAAGCCCTACGCCATCTGGGACTACTCCGTCCCGCAGTCGCAGGCGCTTTACCTCGCCGCTGAGGAGGACAAGTTCGCCGAGATGCTGAACCTCCAGTTCGAGAACCAGCGGCCCGGCATCGGGCTCTCGGTGAGCCAACTCGCGGACGCCTCCCGGCGGATCGGGCTCGACTCCGACCGGGTCCGGCAAGAGCTGAACAACCGGAAGTACGTGGGCCTGATCCAGGAGGAGAACCAGATCATCTCGCAGGGCGGCATCCGCAGCGTGCCGAAGCTCGTGATCGAGGGCCGGGTGCTGGCCAACACGCGCACGACCTGGACGGCGGACTGCATCGGCCGGCTCGTGGAGCACGCGGCCCAGGAGAAACGGCAGGCGGCGGAGACGGCGTCCGCGTCCGTACCCGAATAGCTCCTCCCCACACCGCCGGTACCTGTAGGGGCGTATTGCGATACGCCCCTACGTATTTCTCCGACCTCCATGCGTTTCTGCCTCGCCCTGCTGCTCCTCGTGCCCGGTGCCTTCGCGCAGCCGATGCCGCTCGCGACCGACTTCACCGCCCCGGGCACGACCGGTTACAATCCGGCGATCCCGACGCCCGAAGAGGTTATCGGCCACGTCATCGGGACGCGCCACACGCGGCCGGAGCAGGTAGTCCGGTACCTGGAGGCCGTCGCCAAGGCCAGCCCGCGCGTCACGGTCGGCGAGCACGGGCGGACGTGGGAGGGACGCCCCCTCGTCCATGCGGTCGTCGCTGCCGAGGGAACCGACCTGGAGGCCCTGCGCGAGGCTAACCTTCGGCTGAGCGATGCGCCGGACGCGGTGAGCGACGCCGCGCTCGGGGCGATGCCGGCCGTGGCCTACATGGGCTACGGCGTACACGGCAACGAGGCGAGCGCGACCGAGGCAGCCCTCCTGCTCCTCTACCACCTCGCCGCCGGACAGGGACCGGCCGTCGACGCCGTCCTCCAGAACACCGTCGTCCTCATCGACCCGCTCCTCAACCCCGACGGGCGCGACCGCTTCGTCGACTGGGTCAACGGCAACCGGGGCGGGACCGACGGCGTGCCTTCGCTCGACGGGCAGGACCGCGAGCACAACGCGCCGTGGCCCGGCGGCCGGACCAACCACTACCTCTTCGACCTCAACCGCGACTGGCTCCCGCTCGTCCACCCGGAGTCGCGCGGCCGGATGGAACTGTGGCACAGCTGGCGGCCCCAGCTCTCGACCGACTTCCACGAGATGGGCGGCGACGCGACCTACTTCTTCCAGCCCGGCGTCCCGAGCCGCAACAACCCCAACACGCCGGAGCGGACGTTCGACCTCACGGCCGAGATCGCGACCTATCACGCGGCAGCGCTCGACCGGATCGGGCAGCTCTACTACTCCGGCGAGACGTTCGACGACTTCTACTACGGCAAAGGCTCGACCTACCCTGACGTGAACGGGGCCGTTGGGATTCTCTTCGAGCAGGCCAGCAGCCGCGCCCTCGCCTCGGAGACCGTCAACGGCGTGCTCGACTACGCGGTGACCGTCCGCAACCAGGTCGCGACCAGCCTCTCCTCGCTCGAGGCCGCCGCCGCGATGCGGACCGACCTCCTCCGGCACCAGCGCGACTTCTACGCCTCGGCCTCGGACGTGGCCCAGGAGTCCGACGTGCAGGGCTATGTCGTCGGGGCCGAAGACCGGGCCCGAGCGGCCCACTTCGCGGACGTGTTGGAGCGGCACCGGATCGAGTCGTACCTCCTGAGCGAACCTATCGAGGCCAGCGGTGAGCGGTTCGAGGCGCGGGAGGCGTTCGTCGTCCCGATGGATCAGCCGCAGGCGCGGCTCGTCAAGGCCGCCTTCGAGCGGGTGACGAGCTTCGAGGACTCGCTCTTCTACGACGTCTCGACGTGGACGCTGCCGCTGGCTTACGGGCTGCGCTACGCTGAGCTAGACCGGCTGCCCGGTTCAGACGGGGCGCTCGCGTCATCCCTCGGCCAGTCGAATCCACCCACGCTCGGCAGGGCCGAGGTCGCGTATGTCATTCCATGGGAAATGACGCTCGCACCGCGCGTGCTCGCACGGCTGCAGGAGGTTAGAATCCGCGTCCGTATGGCCGTGGAGCCGCTCGGGCTCGGGCAGGCGTACGGTTTCGGCCGGGGAGCGCTCGTGATACCGGTAGAGCAGGCCGATGTCGACCCAGAGACCGTGCACCAGACCCTGCAGGATATGGCGGTCTATCACGGAGTCGACGTGACACTACTCGGCAGCGGGCTGACGCCGGACGGGCCAGACCTCGGGAGCCGGTCGATGTCGGTGCTGGAGATGCCGCGCGTGGCGCTGCTCTCGGGCGAGGGTACGGACGTGTACAACGTCGGTCAGGTGTGGCACCTGCTTTCTCAGCGCGCCGGGCTGCCTGTCTCGCTTCTCGACCGAGACGAGGTCAGTGGGGCGGACCTCAGCCGGTACAACGTCATCATCGCTACGGGCTTTTTCCGAGGGCTGGACGGAGCCGCTGAGGAAAGCCTGAAGTCGTGGGTGCAGCGCGGCGGCACCCTGGTCGCCACCGAGCAGGCTGCGGCCTGGGCTGCGCGCAACGGACTCGGAGCATGGACCCGGCGCGAGGCGTCCGAGGACAGCGTGGTCCGCCCCTACGCCGAGGTGGACGCGGCGCGCGGTGCGCAGGTCGTCGGTGGGGCGATTGTCGAGGTCGCGCTCGACGAGACGCACCCGCTCGCGTTCGGGCACCCGGAGCGCGTGGCGGTCTTCAAGAACAACGCGCTCGCCTTCGACCTGCCGGACGCGCCCGGGTCGAGCGTCGCGGCCTACACGGCCGGTCCGCTCGTGAGCGGCTACGTCTCGGACGAGAACCTGGCGCGGTTCGCGGGCGGCTCGGCGATCACGGCGCAGCGCCTCGGCCGGGGCCGCGTCGTCCTCTTCGACTTCGACCCGGCGTTCCGCGGGTTCTGGTGGGGGACGCAGGGGCTCCTCCTCAACGCCGTCTTCTTCGGCGGCGCGTTCTGAGCGGGTGGGTGCGGTCTGGCGTAGATTGAGGCCGTCGCCCGCTTCCCTGTCTCGATGAGTCCCGTCACCGACGCCGTTTCGAGGTTCTACGCCTGGCTCCTGGAGTTCACCACCCTGAGCGGGGCCATGCTGAACGATGTCCTCGGCACGCTCGCGGTCATCCTCGTGCTGTGGGCGCTGCGCCTCGTCGTGCTGCGCCTCGTCAACCGGCGGGCGACCGACGCGCGCACGAAGTACCAGTGGCGCAAGACGACGGCCTACACCGCCTTCGTGCTCGGCCTCCTCGTCGTCGTGAACATCTGGCTCGACGAGTTCGGCGAGGTCGGGACGTTTCTCGGGCTCGTCTCGGCCGGCGTGGCGATCGCGCTCAAGGACCCGCTGACGAACATCGCCGGGTGGAGCTTCATTGTCTGGCGCAAGCCCTTCGGGCCGGGCGACCGAATTGAGATTCTCGGGATCGCGGGCGACGTGATCGACCAGCGGCTGTTCCGGTTCACGCTCCTCGAAGTCGGGACCTCGACCGGGGCGGCGCAGTCGACGGGCCGGATCGTCCACGTCCCCAACGGCAAGGTCTTCACCGAGCCGGTGACGAACTACACGCGCGGCTTCCCCTACATCTGGAACGAGATCGCGGTCGTGGTGACGTTCGAGAGCGCGTGGCGCGACGCCAAGGAGATCCTCTTCGGAATCGCCCACGACAAGGTCGAGGAGCTGAGCCCCGACGCCGAGCGCAAGGTCCGGCAGGCGGCGCAGGAGTACCTCATTTTCTACTCCAAGCTCACCCCGACGGTCTACACGAGCGTGGTCGACGTGGGCGTGCAGTTCGTCGTCCGCTACCTCGTCGAGCCCCGCCGCCGGCGCGGGAGCGAGGAGCTGCTCTGGGAGACCATCCTCGACGCCTTCGACGCGCGCGACGACATCGACCTGGCCTACCCGACGGTCCGCTACTTCCACAACGTCACCGAGGGCAAGCCGGGTGCCCGAGCGACGCCGCCGGCGTTTGGCGGCAACGGCAGTGGGCAGAAGACGGAGGACAGCGGACCGAAGACGGGCAACGAGGCCCTGTAGGGGCGACCCCACGTGGTCGCCCTAGTCACCCGCAGCGGTGCTGCGCTGAGGACGAGGTCCCCTTTGGGTGCGGCACCGCCGCGCCTCTACGTCGGGGAGGCGAGCCGTACGGGAGAGGTCTAGCGCGCCTCCTGAACCGACAGCCGCCCGAGGCGGACGCCGTCGCCGTCGGCGGAGCGCACCTGGAGCGTCGGGCCCTCGATCTCGAACCGAGTGGCTTGGGAGAGTTCCTGGAGCAGGATGCCGCCCAGCCGCCGGCTCTCCTCCGACTCGCTGATCAGGGTCGAAACGAAGCGGTCACTGACGGCGAGGCTCCCGTCTTCGGAGGCCGTGTACTCTCCGGTGTAGGCGTTGGGCGGGATGCGTCCGCTGAGCATCCCGTCGGCGGAGAAGTAGACCGGAAAAGCGCCGGACGGGAACTGGATGGCCTCGCCGCCGGAGACGGCCGCGACGACGATCCACCCGTCGGCTGACTGGAGCACCGCGAGGTCGGCCGTGGCGTTCGGGAGGGCGGGGAGCGCGTCGGACGGGCTGAACGAGTCACAGCCCGCGAGGAGGCACGCAGCGAGGCAGAGCAGGAGAGCACGCATGGCAGCAAGGAAACAGTGGACCTCAACATAGCCGGCGGCTCGGTGCCACGCAATCCGAATCGCCGTGCCCTGGGAACCGGAACGCAGGCCGGGACGCGCCGTACCGCCGGTTCACCTCGCCCGACCGCCATGCCCAACCGCCTCGCCGACGCGCTCAGCCCGTACCTCCTCCAGCACGCCGACAACCCCGTCGACTGGTATCCGTGGGGCGACGAGGCGTTCGAGAAGGCCGAGCGCGAGGACAAGCCCGTCTTCCTGTCGGTCGGCTACGCGACGTGCCACTGGTGCCACGTGATGGAGCACGAGTCGTTCGAGGACCCGGACGTGGCGCGTCTCCTCAACGAGCACTTCGTCCCGGTCAAGGTCGACCGCGAGGAGCGGCCTGACGTGGACGCGCTCTATATGTCGGTCACGCAGGCGCTGACCGGCCACGGCGGCTGGCCGATGACGGTCCTCCTGACGCCCAGCAAGAAACCGTTCTACGCCGGGACCTACTTCCCGAAGCACGGCCGCGCCGGCCGGCCCGGGATGATGGAGCTTCTACCGAGCGTCGCGGCGCAGTGGCGCGCCAACCGCGACAAGGTGGCCGGCTCCGCCGAGCGCATCACCGAGGCCGTCCGCGACGGGCTGGCCCAGGAGTCGGCCCCCGGCGGCACGCTCGACGCCCACACCCTCGCTCTCGCCTACAACCAACTTGCCGGGCGCTTCGACGAGGAGGCGGGCGGGTTCGGCGGGGCACCGAAGTTCCCGACCCCGCACCACCTCCTCTTCCTCCTCCGCGAGGCGCAGCGGGCCGGGACCGAGACGGTCGTCGGGCGGCGGGCGCTGCGGATGGTCGAGGAGACGCTCGGCGCGATGCGGCGCGGCGGGTTGTGGGATCACCTCGGCTTCGGCTTCCACAGGTATTCCACCGACCGCGTGTGGAAGCTGCCGCACTTCGAGAAGATGCTCTACGACCAGGCGCTCCTGGCGATGGCGTACACCGAGGCGTTCGCGCTCACCCGCAACGAGGCCTACCGCCGCACGGCCGAGGACGTTTTCGCCTACGTCGCGCGCGACCTGACCAGCCCGGACGGCGCGTTCTTCTCCGCCGAGGACGCGGACTCGCTCAACCCCGAGGACGAGAAGGAGGAGGGCGCGTTCTACGTCTGGACCTGGGACGAGGTGATCGAGACGCTCGGCCCGCAGGACGGCGCGTTCGCCGCGGCGCTCTTCAACCTGGAGCGCGAGGGCAACGTCCGGGACGAGGCGACGCGTGAGCTGACCGGCCAGAACGTCCTCTTCCGCACGGCGGACGACGCCGAAGCCGCCGACCGCCTCGGCGTGCCCGAGGCCGACCTCCGCGACCGGATCGGCGGGATCCGGCAGCGCCTCCTCAGCGCCCGCGCCGGGCGCCCGCGTCCGCTCCTCGACGACAAGGTCCTCACCGACTGGAACGGGCTGATGATCGCGGCCCTCGCCCGCGCCGCGTGGACCTTCGACGCGCCCGAGTACGCCGGGCGCGCGGCCCGCGCAGCGGATTTTCTCCTCTCGACGATGCAGACCAAGCCTGTCCCCGCGCAGGCGGGGAACGGCCGCCTGCTCCACCGCTACCGAAAAGGCGAGGCCGGCATCCCGGCACTCCTCGACGACTACGCCTTCCTCGTCTGGGGCCTCGTCGAACTCTACCAGGCGACGTTCGAGCCCCGGTGGCTCCGCGCCGCGCTCGACCTCCACCGGACCATGCACCGGCACTTCGGCGACGACGCGCGCGGCGGCCTCTTCCTCTCGCCCGACGACGGCGAGGTACTTCTCGTCCGGCAGAAGGCGTACTACGACGGCGCGATCCCGTCGGGCAACGCGGTCGCCGCGCTGAACGGGCTACGGCTCGGACGGCTGACGGGCGAGACGGCGCTCGAAGACGAGGCTGGGCGCGTCCTCCAGTCGGCCGCCTCCGCTGCCGAGCAGCCGATGGGCCACACGATGGGGATGGTCGCCCTCGCCTTCGCGACGGGTCCGAGCCAGGAAATCACGGTCGCCGGCGAGCCGGGCGCGGCCGACACCGACGCGCTCCTCGGTGCGCTCCGCACGCGCTACCTCCCGAACGCCGTCGTCCACCTCCGCCCGCCCGACGCCGACACCCTCGCCGACCTCGCACCCTACACCGAGGCGCAGGCGGTGCAGGGCGGGGCGGCGACGGCCTACGTCTGCGAGGACTTCGCCTGCCAGCAGCCGACGACCGATCCCGCCGACCTCGCGCGCCAACTCGACGCCGCCACAGGCTGACTACTCCAGCCGCGCCGACTCGTCGCCGAGGATGCGGTGCCAGAGGACGGGGAAGGCGGCGGGGTCGACCGACGGCCGGCCCTGTTGGAACGAGACGGCTCCGCCGGGCTCGCGGACGAGGCGGAACGGGAAGATGTAGCCGCCCTCGCGGTCGCTCAGCCACCCGTCGGTGCGGCCGAAGCGGATGTCGTTCAGGACGAGGCCGACCGGCTCGGCATCGGTGGCGGTGTGGCCGGGATCGGGGCGCATGACGTAGAAGCCCTGCGAGAACCACAGCAACGCCTCGCCCGCCCGCGTCTCGCGGTACGGGTCGAAGAGTGCGCTCTCCTGCGGGACGCGCCGGAACGAGATCGCCCGGTCGCGGTCGAGCAGGCCGTAGCTGCCGACGAGGAAGGCGTCGTCCACGTCGACCGTCACGTTCCACAGCACGGTCTGGAGCGGGGCCGGTACGGTCAGCACCGCCTCAGCCTCGATGCCCTGCGCCCGAAGGGTCTCCGCCACCACGCGCCCGACGTGGGCCTTCACCCCAAGCGCCCACCCGACGTAGAGCGTGCTCAGCCCCAGTCCGACCCATGCCAGCCGGTGCCGCCGCTCGGGGGCTTTCAGGAAGAGGCCACCCACGACCGCCACGACGAGGGGGAGCGAGTAGAGCGGGTCGATGATGAAGAGCGCCGGGACCGCCACCGGGAGATCCGAGAACGGACGGAAGAGTTGCGTGCCGTAGACCGTGAGCGCGTCGAGGAGCGGGTGCGTGAAGAGGCACCAGAAGAAGAGGGCCGCCCAGCCGCGCCACCCGGCCTCGGCAGCGGGCGCGCCGCGGGCGCGGTAGCGCCGCCACACGAGCCAGCCGAAGAGCGGTGCGGCGACCGGGGCGAACAGCAGCGCGTGCGTTGGCCCTCGGTGGAAGACGAGCTCGCCGACCGGGTCGAGGAAGGGATAGGCGAGGATGTCGAGGTCGGGGAGGGTGCCGGCGAGCGCGCCCCAGCCCAGCGCCTTGCGACCGACTTTCTTTCCTAGCGTCGCCTCGCCGACGGCTGCACCGAGGAGGGCCTGCGTCAGCGAGTCCACGGTGCCGCCTCCCTACCCGAGCGGCTGTGGCACCGACGCGTGGGCGGCGGCGGCGAGGTCCGCGATGTAGGCCGCGTCGCCGTTCTTCTCGATCGCGTTGCCGATCACGACGAACCGCGCCCCGGCAGCGACCTTGCGCGCCACCTCCCGCGGCGTCGTCAGCCCGCCGCCGACGACGAGCGGGACCGAGCATGTCTGCGTGACGGCGGCTATGATCTCCTCGGACACCGGGTGCTCAGCCCCCGAGCCGCCGTCGGTGAAGAGGAGGCGCATCCCCATCATCTCGGCTGCGAGCGCTGTCGCCGCTGCGATGTCCGGCTTGTGGCGCGGCAGCGGGGCCGAGCCGCTCATGTACTGCGCCGTCGTCAGGCGTCCGCTCTCGACGAGCATGTAGGCCGTCGGGATCGGCTCCAGGCCGAGCCGCCGGATGAGCGGGGCCGCGTGGACGTGCTGCCCGATGAGGTGCTCCGGGTTGCGCCCGCTCACGACCGAGAGGTAGAGCACCGCGTCGAGCGCGCCCGAGATCTGGTGTAGCGTGCCCGGAAACCCGACGACCGGCAGGTCGGTCGCGGCCTTGACGCCGTGCACGTAGCCGTCGAGCTCCGTCGCGTGCATCAGGCTCCCGCCGACGAAGAGCGCGTCCACGCCCGCCTCGGCGCACCGGCCGGCGAAGGCGGGAAGGTGCTCCTCCGGCAGCTTGTCGGGGTCGATCAGGACGACGAAGCCCGCGCCCTGCGTGTGGGCGGCGGCCAGGAGGCGGTCGTAGGTGGAGGAACCGTTGAGAGACACGGGCGGGGAAGCAAGAGGGACGCAGCGCGCTAAGGTAGCCCGCCCGGGCTGTGTTTGGCAAGCTATTCAGCGGATGCCGAGGTGCCGGAGGATGCGGTCGGCAGTGGGCCTGCGTGCGCCCACCATGTCGAAGTCCGGGTCCTCGCTCTCGACCAGAAGCGCGAAGAAATACGCGTCGTCGGCGCGCTCTAGCCAGCCGACCCACCAGCCGAGGTTTAGGCTGTCGCTGCGTGCCCAGCCCGTCTTGCCGCGCAGCACGGCTTCGCCCGTCGTGTCCACGACCATGATCCGGCTGACGATGGCCTCGGCCCGGTCCGAGAATCCGGTCTCGCCTGCGCGGAGCCGCCGGAGGAAGTCGATCTGCTCGTTCGGGGCGATGCGGAGCGAGCCGTCGAGCCAGAAGAGATCGGCTTGGTCGCCTATCGTGGCGTTGCCGTAGCCTTCGCGGTCGAGGGCGGCCTGGAGCGTGCCGCGCCCGGCGCGGCGCGCGAGGTCGCGGTAGACCCACACCGACGAGCGGGCGAACGCCGTCTCGAGGTCCTGGCTCGCGTTCCAGCCAGGGACCGCCCGTTCCGCGCCGTCCCACGCGACGACCTCGTGCTCGTCGGCCACAGCCCCGGCGTCGAGGACGACGAGCGAGTTGAAGATTTTGAACGTCGAAGCGGGGATGACGCGCTCAGCGGCGCGCTCCGGGTTGTGGCGCGTCGTCACCCCGCCCTGGGCGTCGTAGAGCACGAACGTGCCCTCGGTGCCCTCGGGGAAAAACGACGATAGGTCGGCCGCGGAGTCTGCCGGTGCGCCGACCGGCTCGGGTGGGGCCGTGGCCTCGTCGGGCAACTCGGTGCAGCCGAGGAGGAAGAGAAGCGGGAAGAGACCGCGCACGAGATGAGAGACAGGCAGGAAGAGACCGGGCGTAAAACTACCGGCTCCTCCCTCACGGTGAGAGAGGAGCCGGTGCAATCGGCGAGGCCGGGCAGGCTAGCGGACGAGCATCACCGAGCGCGTGGCCGAGGCCGTCTCGC of Bacteroidota bacterium contains these proteins:
- a CDS encoding geranylgeranylglyceryl/heptaprenylglyceryl phosphate synthase; the protein is MSLNGSSTYDRLLAAAHTQGAGFVVLIDPDKLPEEHLPAFAGRCAEAGVDALFVGGSLMHATELDGYVHGVKAATDLPVVGFPGTLHQISGALDAVLYLSVVSGRNPEHLIGQHVHAAPLIRRLGLEPIPTAYMLVESGRLTTAQYMSGSAPLPRHKPDIAAATALAAEMMGMRLLFTDGGSGAEHPVSEEIIAAVTQTCSVPLVVGGGLTTPREVARKVAAGARFVVIGNAIEKNGDAAYIADLAAAAHASVPQPLG
- a CDS encoding vitamin K epoxide reductase family protein; this encodes MASTTPAARGPRLNLPIFLLALVGLMIVVHLWVQSQANFAFGCTGAGDTQSGSGCADVTSSAYSTFLGVDVLVWGGLFYLTVAALRFGAALLKAPTSETLRKASFWAVSAGFAFALYLVSVQTFLLTQFCALCLFSSLTTATLFALHLVERAKGPGRDVVVSTALRPYALGLVALVVLAGADVALAPEPEAAASTFTPGVQRVSAETAECHYDYETPRFPVFDQLISMDTPYEGSADAPVRIMKIFDPNCPHCKTLHDALETILPQIEDQAKVYYKPYAIWDYSVPQSQALYLAAEEDKFAEMLNLQFENQRPGIGLSVSQLADASRRIGLDSDRVRQELNNRKYVGLIQEENQIISQGGIRSVPKLVIEGRVLANTRTTWTADCIGRLVEHAAQEKRQAAETASASVPE
- a CDS encoding penicillin-binding transpeptidase domain-containing protein gives rise to the protein MRGLFPLLFLLGCTELPDEATAPPEPVGAPADSAADLSSFFPEGTEGTFVLYDAQGGVTTRHNPERAAERVIPASTFKIFNSLVVLDAGAVADEHEVVAWDGAERAVPGWNASQDLETAFARSSVWVYRDLARRAGRGTLQAALDREGYGNATIGDQADLFWLDGSLRIAPNEQIDFLRRLRAGETGFSDRAEAIVSRIMVVDTTGEAVLRGKTGWARSDSLNLGWWVGWLERADDAYFFALLVESEDPDFDMVGARRPTADRILRHLGIR
- a CDS encoding metal-dependent hydrolase; this translates as MDSLTQALLGAAVGEATLGKKVGRKALGWGALAGTLPDLDILAYPFLDPVGELVFHRGPTHALLFAPVAAPLFGWLVWRRYRARGAPAAEAGWRGWAALFFWCLFTHPLLDALTVYGTQLFRPFSDLPVAVPALFIIDPLYSLPLVVAVVGGLFLKAPERRHRLAWVGLGLSTLYVGWALGVKAHVGRVVAETLRAQGIEAEAVLTVPAPLQTVLWNVTVDVDDAFLVGSYGLLDRDRAISFRRVPQESALFDPYRETRAGEALLWFSQGFYVMRPDPGHTATDAEPVGLVLNDIRFGRTDGWLSDREGGYIFPFRLVREPGGAVSFQQGRPSVDPAAFPVLWHRILGDESARLE
- a CDS encoding mechanosensitive ion channel family protein, which produces MSPVTDAVSRFYAWLLEFTTLSGAMLNDVLGTLAVILVLWALRLVVLRLVNRRATDARTKYQWRKTTAYTAFVLGLLVVVNIWLDEFGEVGTFLGLVSAGVAIALKDPLTNIAGWSFIVWRKPFGPGDRIEILGIAGDVIDQRLFRFTLLEVGTSTGAAQSTGRIVHVPNGKVFTEPVTNYTRGFPYIWNEIAVVVTFESAWRDAKEILFGIAHDKVEELSPDAERKVRQAAQEYLIFYSKLTPTVYTSVVDVGVQFVVRYLVEPRRRRGSEELLWETILDAFDARDDIDLAYPTVRYFHNVTEGKPGARATPPAFGGNGSGQKTEDSGPKTGNEAL
- a CDS encoding M14 family zinc carboxypeptidase, which encodes MRFCLALLLLVPGAFAQPMPLATDFTAPGTTGYNPAIPTPEEVIGHVIGTRHTRPEQVVRYLEAVAKASPRVTVGEHGRTWEGRPLVHAVVAAEGTDLEALREANLRLSDAPDAVSDAALGAMPAVAYMGYGVHGNEASATEAALLLLYHLAAGQGPAVDAVLQNTVVLIDPLLNPDGRDRFVDWVNGNRGGTDGVPSLDGQDREHNAPWPGGRTNHYLFDLNRDWLPLVHPESRGRMELWHSWRPQLSTDFHEMGGDATYFFQPGVPSRNNPNTPERTFDLTAEIATYHAAALDRIGQLYYSGETFDDFYYGKGSTYPDVNGAVGILFEQASSRALASETVNGVLDYAVTVRNQVATSLSSLEAAAAMRTDLLRHQRDFYASASDVAQESDVQGYVVGAEDRARAAHFADVLERHRIESYLLSEPIEASGERFEAREAFVVPMDQPQARLVKAAFERVTSFEDSLFYDVSTWTLPLAYGLRYAELDRLPGSDGALASSLGQSNPPTLGRAEVAYVIPWEMTLAPRVLARLQEVRIRVRMAVEPLGLGQAYGFGRGALVIPVEQADVDPETVHQTLQDMAVYHGVDVTLLGSGLTPDGPDLGSRSMSVLEMPRVALLSGEGTDVYNVGQVWHLLSQRAGLPVSLLDRDEVSGADLSRYNVIIATGFFRGLDGAAEESLKSWVQRGGTLVATEQAAAWAARNGLGAWTRREASEDSVVRPYAEVDAARGAQVVGGAIVEVALDETHPLAFGHPERVAVFKNNALAFDLPDAPGSSVAAYTAGPLVSGYVSDENLARFAGGSAITAQRLGRGRVVLFDFDPAFRGFWWGTQGLLLNAVFFGGAF
- a CDS encoding thioredoxin domain-containing protein, translated to MPNRLADALSPYLLQHADNPVDWYPWGDEAFEKAEREDKPVFLSVGYATCHWCHVMEHESFEDPDVARLLNEHFVPVKVDREERPDVDALYMSVTQALTGHGGWPMTVLLTPSKKPFYAGTYFPKHGRAGRPGMMELLPSVAAQWRANRDKVAGSAERITEAVRDGLAQESAPGGTLDAHTLALAYNQLAGRFDEEAGGFGGAPKFPTPHHLLFLLREAQRAGTETVVGRRALRMVEETLGAMRRGGLWDHLGFGFHRYSTDRVWKLPHFEKMLYDQALLAMAYTEAFALTRNEAYRRTAEDVFAYVARDLTSPDGAFFSAEDADSLNPEDEKEEGAFYVWTWDEVIETLGPQDGAFAAALFNLEREGNVRDEATRELTGQNVLFRTADDAEAADRLGVPEADLRDRIGGIRQRLLSARAGRPRPLLDDKVLTDWNGLMIAALARAAWTFDAPEYAGRAARAADFLLSTMQTKPVPAQAGNGRLLHRYRKGEAGIPALLDDYAFLVWGLVELYQATFEPRWLRAALDLHRTMHRHFGDDARGGLFLSPDDGEVLLVRQKAYYDGAIPSGNAVAALNGLRLGRLTGETALEDEAGRVLQSAASAAEQPMGHTMGMVALAFATGPSQEITVAGEPGAADTDALLGALRTRYLPNAVVHLRPPDADTLADLAPYTEAQAVQGGAATAYVCEDFACQQPTTDPADLARQLDAATG
- a CDS encoding META domain-containing protein, which translates into the protein MRALLLCLAACLLAGCDSFSPSDALPALPNATADLAVLQSADGWIVVAAVSGGEAIQFPSGAFPVYFSADGMLSGRIPPNAYTGEYTASEDGSLAVSDRFVSTLISESEESRRLGGILLQELSQATRFEIEGPTLQVRSADGDGVRLGRLSVQEAR